The following are encoded in a window of Geobacter metallireducens GS-15 genomic DNA:
- a CDS encoding TraR/DksA family transcriptional regulator yields the protein MVEKQDEMKALLLKAKEEILAGINKALKSGSETNTGEPTGDIYDQASSERDRELGLLLNDRERDKLRQIDEALLRIADGEYGICEECEEEIPLGRLKVMPFARFCVRCQSDMEKLQAQTRRVEEERSYREVSFGEEEEG from the coding sequence ATGGTTGAAAAACAAGACGAAATGAAGGCTCTTCTCCTGAAGGCAAAGGAGGAGATCCTGGCAGGGATAAACAAGGCGCTGAAGTCGGGGTCCGAGACGAACACCGGCGAGCCCACGGGCGACATCTACGACCAGGCGTCCAGCGAGCGGGACCGGGAACTGGGGCTTCTCCTCAACGACCGGGAGCGGGACAAGCTGCGCCAGATCGATGAAGCTCTGCTCCGCATCGCCGATGGCGAGTACGGCATTTGCGAGGAGTGCGAGGAGGAAATCCCCCTCGGGCGCCTCAAGGTGATGCCCTTTGCCCGCTTCTGTGTCCGCTGCCAGTCGGACATGGAAAAACTCCAGGCCCAGACCCGGCGCGTGGAGGAAGAACGGTCCTACCGCGAGGTTTCCTTCGGCGAGGAAGAG